One Methylocapsa sp. D3K7 DNA window includes the following coding sequences:
- the gcvT gene encoding glycine cleavage system aminomethyltransferase GcvT, translated as MSERQTAIPDAAAASDLARTPLYELHLAHGARMVGFAGYAMPVQYSSGIISEHLHTRAQAGLFDVSHMGQAILAAPKAACRLERLVPGDIETLAPGRMLYTQLLDAQGHILDDLMVTRLPDEGGCQRLFLVVNAATKKADFAHLAAELPGCDLKILEDHALLALQGPMAADVLSRHLPSAAAEGILAMPFMSATRLVWNGINLTLSRSGYTGEDGFEISLSAAAAQAFAQKLLAETFVRAIGLGARDSLRLEAGLCLYGHDIDRTIGPVEAGLLWSISKRRREQGGFFGYEHIKRAIEQGPTRRRAGFLLEGKAPAREGADIATLKGKLIGRLTSGGFAPSLGRPVAMGYVDAASAVPGTQVSLMVRGNPLAAKIVPMPFVPHHYFRGA; from the coding sequence ATGTCTGAGCGCCAAACCGCAATCCCCGACGCTGCTGCTGCGAGCGATTTGGCCCGTACGCCCCTTTATGAGTTGCATCTCGCTCATGGCGCCCGCATGGTGGGCTTTGCGGGTTACGCCATGCCGGTGCAGTATTCGTCCGGCATCATCAGCGAGCATCTCCATACGCGGGCGCAGGCGGGGCTTTTCGACGTCTCGCACATGGGCCAGGCGATTCTGGCGGCGCCTAAGGCCGCGTGCCGCCTGGAGAGGCTCGTGCCAGGCGATATCGAAACTCTTGCGCCTGGGCGGATGCTCTATACGCAATTGCTCGATGCGCAAGGCCATATCCTCGATGATCTGATGGTAACCCGGCTGCCCGACGAAGGCGGTTGCCAACGTTTGTTTCTGGTCGTCAACGCCGCCACCAAGAAAGCCGATTTCGCCCATCTTGCGGCCGAACTGCCTGGCTGCGATTTGAAGATCCTCGAAGATCACGCGCTGCTTGCTTTACAAGGGCCAATGGCCGCGGACGTTTTGAGCCGGCACCTTCCCTCCGCCGCGGCCGAAGGTATCTTGGCCATGCCCTTTATGTCGGCCACACGCCTTGTCTGGAACGGCATCAATCTCACCCTCTCGCGCTCCGGCTACACCGGCGAAGATGGTTTTGAGATTTCGCTTTCGGCGGCAGCCGCGCAAGCATTCGCGCAGAAATTACTTGCCGAGACGTTTGTCCGCGCCATTGGCCTTGGCGCGCGGGATTCGCTTCGTCTTGAGGCGGGCCTCTGCCTTTATGGTCATGATATCGATCGAACCATAGGCCCGGTCGAGGCGGGGCTCTTATGGTCGATTTCAAAGCGCCGCCGCGAGCAAGGCGGGTTCTTTGGCTATGAGCATATCAAGAGGGCGATCGAACAAGGTCCAACACGCCGCCGTGCCGGGTTTTTGCTGGAAGGCAAGGCTCCCGCGCGCGAAGGCGCGGACATCGCGACGCTCAAAGGCAAACTCATTGGCCGATTAACCTCCGGCGGCTTCGCCCCGAGCCTCGGCCGGCCGGTCGCGATGGGCTACGTCGACGCCGCTTCTGCGGTACCCGGCACCCAAGTCTCCTTGATGGTCCGAGGCAACCCGCTTGCCGCGAAAATCGTGCCGATGCCTTTTGTACCGCACCATTATTTTAGGGGAGCCTGA
- the gcvH gene encoding glycine cleavage system protein GcvH: MSDTHYTTSHEYIRVDGDEGIIGITDYAQAQLGDVVFVDLPPIGKSLSKGTEAATVESVKAAAEVNAPVSGTVVEVNSALADTPALVNEDPSGKGWFVKIKLANASELATLMDENAYREFLKTVS, translated from the coding sequence ATGTCCGACACGCACTACACGACAAGCCACGAATACATAAGGGTCGATGGCGACGAGGGGATCATCGGGATTACCGATTATGCGCAAGCCCAATTGGGTGACGTTGTCTTTGTCGATCTGCCGCCCATCGGCAAGAGTTTGTCGAAAGGCACTGAGGCCGCGACCGTCGAAAGCGTCAAGGCCGCCGCCGAAGTCAATGCGCCGGTGTCGGGCACGGTCGTCGAGGTCAACAGCGCGCTCGCCGACACACCTGCTCTGGTCAATGAAGATCCCTCTGGCAAGGGCTGGTTTGTCAAAATCAAACTCGCCAATGCGAGCGAACTCGCCACCCTGATGGACGAGAATGCGTATCGCGAATTTCTTAAAACTGTGTCCTGA
- the gcvPA gene encoding aminomethyl-transferring glycine dehydrogenase subunit GcvPA, with protein MRYLPLNAKDRAEMLARVGVASIDTFFADIPAHKRLDHDLDLPARKTEMDVERLLSGLAAKNVAAGLVPFFVGAGAYKHHVPASVDHLIQRSEFLTSYTPYQPEIAQGTLQTIFEFQTQVAALTAMDVANASMYDGSTATVEAVAMARRITGRSKAILSGGLHPHYAEAVRTVSTMAGEETEVLAPDIFAAEDLFSLIDADTSCVVVQNPDFFGNLRDLSAIAAACKTKGALLVGAFTEAVSLGLVQPPGAMGADIVAGEGQSIGNRLNFGGPYVGLFATKTKYLRQMPGRLCGQTVDASGRRGFVLTLSTREQHIRRDKATSNICTNSGLASLAFSIHLTLLGETGLRRLARINHAHAVNLADRLAAVPGVQVLNKTFFNEFTLRILGNAAQAIERMAEMGVLGGVPVSRLLPGRGLDDLILAASTETNTDADREAFADALQGALSC; from the coding sequence ATGCGCTATCTCCCCCTGAACGCCAAGGATCGTGCCGAGATGCTGGCACGGGTCGGCGTCGCGAGTATCGACACGTTTTTTGCCGATATCCCTGCCCACAAACGGCTCGATCACGATCTCGATCTGCCGGCGCGCAAGACCGAAATGGACGTGGAGCGGCTGCTCTCTGGGCTTGCGGCAAAAAATGTGGCAGCGGGCTTGGTGCCGTTTTTCGTCGGGGCAGGGGCCTACAAACATCATGTGCCGGCGAGCGTGGATCATTTGATCCAACGCTCCGAATTCCTCACGAGCTACACGCCTTACCAGCCGGAAATTGCGCAAGGCACGTTGCAAACGATTTTCGAGTTTCAAACCCAGGTCGCGGCTTTGACCGCGATGGATGTCGCCAATGCATCCATGTATGATGGCTCGACCGCCACGGTCGAAGCCGTGGCGATGGCGCGCCGGATCACCGGACGCAGCAAGGCCATTTTATCGGGCGGCTTGCATCCGCACTATGCCGAGGCTGTGCGCACCGTTTCGACGATGGCGGGCGAGGAGACGGAGGTCCTTGCGCCCGACATTTTCGCGGCTGAGGATCTTTTTTCTCTCATCGATGCGGACACATCCTGCGTTGTCGTGCAAAACCCAGATTTCTTTGGCAATCTCCGTGATCTTTCCGCTATCGCGGCAGCCTGTAAGACAAAGGGTGCGCTGCTTGTCGGCGCGTTCACCGAGGCTGTCTCGCTCGGCCTCGTCCAGCCGCCCGGTGCGATGGGCGCCGATATCGTCGCGGGGGAAGGGCAATCGATCGGCAATCGCCTGAATTTCGGGGGGCCTTATGTCGGGCTTTTCGCAACGAAAACAAAATATTTGCGGCAGATGCCGGGACGCCTCTGCGGGCAGACCGTGGATGCCTCAGGGCGGCGTGGCTTCGTCTTGACGCTCTCGACGCGGGAGCAGCATATTCGGCGCGACAAGGCGACATCGAACATTTGCACCAATTCCGGTCTCGCCAGTCTCGCCTTTTCGATTCACCTGACCCTGCTTGGCGAAACGGGCCTGCGGCGTCTCGCCAGGATCAATCACGCCCATGCAGTCAATCTCGCGGACCGGCTCGCGGCGGTTCCCGGCGTGCAGGTGCTGAACAAAACGTTCTTCAACGAATTCACGCTCAGGATTTTGGGGAACGCCGCACAAGCAATCGAGCGGATGGCTGAGATGGGCGTGCTTGGCGGCGTGCCTGTTTCGCGGCTTTTGCCGGGCAGGGGGCTTGATGATCTCATTCTCGCTGCCTCAACCGAAACCAACACGGATGCTGATCGCGAGGCATTCGCGGACGCTTTGCAAGGAGCCTTGTCATGCTGA
- the gcvPB gene encoding aminomethyl-transferring glycine dehydrogenase subunit GcvPB, whose product MLMRPKESIEVAVPEKQTFTGNRGLDIEEGLIFETGRPENTGVDLDEPAPFAYRLGSLERQEPAGLPGLSEPETMRHYVRLSRMNYAIDAGIYPLGSCTMKHNPRLNEAMARLPGFADIHPLQPQSTVQGALELIAELARWLMVLTGMDAVAMSPRAGAHGEACGMMVIKAAIAAKGEGETRKIVLVPESAHGTNPASAAGAGFEVRPVPARPDGTLDPAAVKERLGPDVAAIMLTNPNTCGLFEKDIVEIASLVHEAGAYFYCDGANFNAIMGKTRPGDLGVDAMHINLHKTFSTPHGGGGPGAGPVVLSSLLAPFAPMPFLCREEDGLRLFEHPSEAPGALGRIAAFHGQMGMFVRAFAYMLSHGADGLRQAAEDAVLNANYVRAGLKDLMSEPFGDRTCMHEVLFDEAWLKSTGLTALDFAKAMIDEGFHPMTIYFPLVAHGAMLIEPTESESKASLDLFVATLRDLALAAKRGAMERFAGAPHHAPRSRLDETRAARSPVLKWEEKSKITPLT is encoded by the coding sequence ATGCTGATGCGGCCGAAGGAATCCATCGAGGTGGCCGTCCCGGAGAAGCAAACCTTCACCGGCAATCGCGGCCTCGACATCGAGGAAGGGCTGATCTTTGAAACTGGGCGCCCGGAGAATACCGGCGTCGATCTCGACGAACCGGCGCCCTTTGCGTATCGACTCGGCTCTCTTGAACGCCAAGAACCAGCAGGCCTGCCGGGCCTGAGCGAGCCGGAGACCATGCGTCACTATGTGCGGCTATCGCGCATGAACTACGCGATCGATGCCGGAATTTATCCGCTCGGGTCCTGCACCATGAAGCACAATCCCCGGCTCAACGAGGCGATGGCGCGGCTGCCTGGGTTTGCTGACATTCATCCTTTGCAGCCGCAATCCACTGTGCAGGGCGCTCTTGAACTCATCGCCGAACTCGCCCGCTGGCTGATGGTCCTGACCGGAATGGACGCTGTCGCCATGTCGCCGCGCGCTGGCGCGCATGGCGAGGCCTGCGGCATGATGGTGATCAAGGCAGCGATCGCCGCCAAGGGAGAAGGAGAAACCCGCAAAATCGTGCTCGTGCCAGAGTCAGCGCATGGCACCAACCCAGCCTCCGCAGCGGGCGCCGGGTTCGAGGTGCGTCCGGTTCCCGCACGCCCGGACGGCACGCTCGATCCGGCGGCCGTCAAGGAGAGACTTGGGCCGGACGTCGCCGCCATCATGCTGACAAACCCCAACACCTGCGGGCTGTTCGAAAAGGACATTGTCGAAATCGCCTCTTTGGTGCATGAGGCCGGGGCCTATTTTTATTGCGACGGCGCCAATTTCAACGCGATCATGGGCAAGACGCGGCCGGGCGATCTCGGCGTCGATGCCATGCATATCAATCTCCATAAGACGTTCTCGACACCACATGGCGGCGGCGGACCGGGGGCGGGTCCCGTTGTCCTCTCATCCTTGCTCGCGCCTTTCGCGCCGATGCCGTTCCTGTGCCGGGAAGAGGACGGCTTGCGGCTTTTCGAGCATCCAAGTGAGGCGCCCGGCGCCCTTGGCCGGATTGCGGCGTTCCACGGCCAGATGGGCATGTTCGTGCGGGCCTTCGCCTATATGTTGTCGCATGGCGCCGATGGTTTGCGGCAGGCCGCCGAGGATGCGGTGCTCAACGCGAACTATGTCCGTGCGGGCCTCAAAGATCTGATGTCGGAACCGTTCGGCGACAGGACCTGCATGCATGAGGTTTTGTTCGATGAGGCGTGGCTGAAGTCCACGGGCCTCACGGCGCTCGATTTCGCCAAGGCGATGATCGATGAAGGCTTTCACCCGATGACGATCTATTTTCCTCTGGTGGCGCATGGCGCGATGCTGATCGAACCCACCGAGTCGGAATCGAAAGCCTCGCTTGATCTCTTCGTCGCAACCTTGCGGGATTTGGCGCTTGCGGCGAAGCGCGGCGCAATGGAACGCTTCGCCGGGGCGCCCCACCACGCGCCGCGAAGCCGTCTAGACGAGACCCGCGCGGCCCGAAGCCCGGTCCTGAAATGGGAGGAAAAATCTAAAATAACGCCCCTTACTTAA